A genomic window from Acidimicrobiales bacterium includes:
- a CDS encoding ATPase, T2SS/T4P/T4SS family encodes MSAGTDDRLVETPLPLAEIERAVQEQAKQISLEVSAPDGERRLRQLIDDEVSRWADEHRRGHRAFALPDPAAVAERAFRNLARYGPLTSLLEDDDVWEVMVNAPASIFVRRHRGNSGYHDEVFHDDAHVARVLTKLLDDSDSAHRKLDPAEGLQDAQLDDGARVHIVHGDVARGGHVLVNIRKFTGIPYKDIGELVERGMLSDGVAAFVRACVRARCSIVFAGPPGAGKTTLLSCVTALLDPALRVVVAEEVFEADVPLPNVAQMQTRPSRGNRPAVDLRRLVAGFLRMAPDVAIVGEVRDREALPLLLTLSSGVTGYTTIHAASARQALTRLRFVCQLSDTSTALPLAALNSLVSESVDLVVHCVRSASGPIVSEVVAVEDQAGGPEATQFTVTDVFRRSGADRPLVWSGDVPIRVGRRLAAAGYDVRQLLGDATGGDPW; translated from the coding sequence ATGAGTGCGGGCACCGACGATCGGCTGGTGGAGACGCCGTTGCCGTTGGCGGAGATCGAGCGTGCCGTGCAGGAGCAGGCCAAGCAGATCTCGTTGGAGGTGTCGGCGCCGGACGGCGAGCGGCGTCTGCGACAGCTGATCGACGACGAGGTGTCGCGGTGGGCCGACGAGCACCGCCGTGGGCATCGGGCGTTCGCCCTGCCCGACCCGGCGGCCGTGGCCGAGCGGGCGTTCCGGAACCTGGCCCGGTACGGCCCGCTCACGTCGCTGCTGGAGGACGACGACGTGTGGGAGGTGATGGTCAACGCCCCGGCGTCCATCTTCGTCCGCCGCCATCGCGGCAACTCGGGCTACCACGACGAGGTCTTCCACGACGACGCGCACGTCGCTCGCGTCCTGACCAAGCTGCTCGACGACAGCGACAGCGCCCACCGCAAGCTCGACCCGGCGGAGGGCCTGCAGGACGCCCAGCTCGACGACGGCGCCCGCGTCCACATCGTCCATGGCGACGTGGCCCGGGGCGGCCATGTGCTGGTCAACATCCGCAAGTTCACCGGCATCCCCTACAAGGACATCGGCGAGCTGGTCGAGCGGGGGATGTTGAGCGACGGGGTCGCCGCCTTCGTCAGGGCCTGCGTGCGGGCGCGATGCTCGATCGTGTTCGCCGGGCCGCCCGGTGCGGGCAAGACGACGTTGCTGTCCTGCGTCACGGCGCTGCTCGACCCGGCCCTGCGGGTGGTCGTGGCGGAGGAGGTGTTCGAGGCCGACGTGCCGCTGCCGAACGTCGCCCAGATGCAGACTCGCCCGTCCCGCGGCAACCGACCGGCGGTCGACCTGCGCCGTCTGGTCGCCGGGTTCCTGCGGATGGCGCCCGACGTGGCGATCGTCGGCGAGGTCCGGGATCGAGAAGCGCTGCCCCTCCTCTTGACGCTCTCGTCGGGGGTCACCGGCTACACGACCATCCATGCCGCCTCGGCCCGGCAGGCGCTGACCCGACTGCGCTTCGTCTGTCAGCTGTCCGACACGTCGACGGCGCTGCCGCTGGCCGCGCTGAACAGCCTGGTCAGCGAGAGCGTCGACCTCGTGGTCCACTGCGTGCGCTCGGCGTCCGGGCCGATCGTCAGCGAGGTCGTGGCGGTGGAGGACCAGGCCGGCGGTCCCGAGGCGACGCAGTTCACGGTCACCGACGTCTTCCGCCGCAGCGGTGCCGACCGGCCGCTGGTGTGGAGCGGCGACGTGCCGATCCGGGTCGGTCGCCGGCTCGCCGCGGCGGGCTACGACGTACGGCAGTTGCTGGGCGACGCGACGGGAGGAGACCCGTGGTGA
- a CDS encoding SAF domain-containing protein — MVRTEGVLGRGRFLDDDDAGLRARLRTTSRAVLPSSRALVGALLLAISGVATFAAWQGATGDAGEPYVVAGRALRPGETVTASDVRLVALDLPAAVAGQAFPDVDAVVGRSTFGPVGEGELLQTAQLGEVGESTSPVEVAFSLPRDRLLDGRLRPGDRVDVFASDDEATTQIVSRAQVVALDEGAGGSFTTDAEIVVTLGLADAADRSPLIHAVRRAEVTFTRSPSASAREEGD, encoded by the coding sequence ATGGTGCGGACTGAAGGTGTCCTCGGCAGAGGACGGTTCCTCGACGACGACGATGCGGGGTTGCGCGCTCGCCTGCGCACCACGAGTCGTGCCGTCCTGCCGAGCAGCAGGGCGCTCGTGGGTGCGCTGCTCCTGGCCATCTCCGGGGTGGCCACGTTCGCCGCGTGGCAGGGCGCGACGGGCGATGCGGGCGAGCCCTACGTGGTCGCCGGCCGGGCGTTGCGCCCTGGCGAGACGGTGACCGCGTCCGACGTGCGCCTGGTCGCCCTCGACCTTCCCGCCGCCGTCGCCGGCCAGGCGTTCCCCGACGTCGACGCCGTGGTCGGGCGTTCCACGTTCGGACCGGTCGGCGAGGGTGAGCTGCTCCAGACGGCCCAGCTCGGTGAGGTGGGGGAGAGCACGTCGCCGGTCGAGGTCGCCTTCTCCCTGCCACGTGACCGCCTGCTCGACGGCCGGCTGAGGCCGGGCGATCGGGTCGACGTGTTCGCGTCCGACGACGAGGCGACCACACAGATCGTGTCGAGAGCCCAGGTCGTGGCCCTCGACGAAGGCGCCGGCGGCTCCTTCACGACCGATGCCGAGATCGTCGTGACGCTCGGCCTCGCCGACGCCGCCGACCGGAGCCCGTTGATCCACGCCGTGCGGCGGGCCGAGGTGACCTTCACCCGCAGCCCGTCCGCCTCCGCTCGCGAGGAGGGTGACTGA
- a CDS encoding helix-turn-helix domain-containing protein codes for MNTDEVGTVSSASVSGGDDDITSEVSVGSDETEWLSTQEAARRLGITPRTLYRFIDHGDLPAYRFGRVIRLRAHEVEAFIESSRIKPGELEHLYPEPVSREDS; via the coding sequence GTGAACACAGACGAGGTCGGAACCGTCAGCTCAGCGAGCGTCTCCGGCGGTGACGACGACATCACGAGTGAAGTGTCCGTGGGCTCCGACGAGACCGAGTGGCTGTCGACGCAAGAAGCTGCTCGCCGGCTCGGCATCACCCCACGCACGCTGTATCGCTTCATCGACCACGGCGATCTGCCGGCGTACCGGTTCGGACGCGTGATCCGACTCCGCGCGCACGAGGTCGAAGCCTTCATCGAGAGCTCCCGCATCAAGCCCGGCGAGCTCGAGCACCTGTACCCGGAACCCGTCAGTCGCGAGGACTCCTGA
- a CDS encoding PhoH family protein: MTSTQIKISVPGNHLMADLLGHRDELLRVVESAFEGVEIHVRGNEIAIAGEEAPRVGHLFEELVLLLEQGHRLEPASVTRTIEMVRSDERPSEVLTSEVLRASRGRSVRPKSSGQKRYVDAMGGNVITFGVGPAGTGKSWLAVAMAVQALQAKSVDRIILTRPAVEAGERLGFLPGDLAAKIDPYLRPLYDALFDMVEPEGAQRLLERGMVEVAPLAFMRGRTINRSFIILDEAQNTTPEQMKMFLTRIGFGSRAVVTADMTQVDLPVGRSGMTGLDKVLAGIDGLAFVHLTSKDVVRHRIVQDIVDAYERADTTAPKADK; encoded by the coding sequence GTGACAAGCACGCAGATCAAGATCTCCGTTCCCGGCAACCATCTCATGGCCGATCTCCTCGGCCACCGAGACGAGCTTCTGCGGGTGGTCGAGTCCGCCTTCGAGGGTGTGGAGATCCACGTCAGAGGCAACGAGATCGCGATCGCGGGCGAAGAGGCGCCGCGCGTCGGCCACCTCTTCGAGGAGCTGGTCCTGCTGTTGGAACAAGGCCATCGACTGGAGCCGGCCAGCGTGACACGAACGATCGAGATGGTCCGCTCCGACGAACGACCCTCCGAAGTCCTGACCTCCGAGGTGCTGCGGGCCTCCCGAGGGCGCAGCGTCCGGCCCAAGTCGAGCGGCCAGAAGCGCTACGTCGACGCCATGGGCGGCAACGTCATCACCTTCGGCGTGGGCCCCGCAGGCACGGGCAAGTCGTGGCTGGCGGTGGCCATGGCGGTGCAGGCGCTGCAGGCCAAGTCGGTCGACCGGATCATCCTCACCCGTCCCGCGGTCGAGGCCGGCGAGCGCCTCGGCTTCCTACCCGGCGACCTGGCGGCGAAGATCGACCCCTACCTCCGCCCGCTCTACGACGCCCTGTTCGACATGGTCGAGCCCGAGGGCGCGCAGCGGCTGCTGGAGCGCGGCATGGTCGAGGTGGCGCCGCTGGCGTTCATGCGCGGCCGCACGATCAACCGCAGCTTCATCATCCTCGACGAGGCCCAGAACACCACGCCCGAGCAGATGAAGATGTTCCTCACGCGCATCGGCTTCGGATCACGGGCGGTCGTCACCGCCGACATGACCCAGGTCGACCTCCCGGTCGGCCGCAGCGGCATGACCGGCCTCGACAAGGTGCTCGCCGGCATCGACGGCCTCGCGTTCGTCCACCTGACGTCGAAGGACGTGGTCCGGCACCGGATCGTCCAGGACATCGTCGACGCCTACGAGCGGGCCGACACCACGGCGCCCAAGGCCGACAAGTGA
- the ybeY gene encoding rRNA maturation RNase YbeY, which produces MTGPLSDRGRPGDDGEGPPFSRRPRRRGPEEGEVQVFGADEQDQSPVEVDRWVLLAHEVLIAEGVEGDAELSLLFVDELAMSELNERFMEKTGPTDVLAFPIDETGPIGRWPDAGSTGPDRTDPDGDDAPLLLGDVVLCPAVAARQAPEHSTTADDEMALLVVHGVLHVLGYDHAEDDEAARMKARERELLDQFHRNQ; this is translated from the coding sequence GTGACCGGCCCTCTCTCCGACCGCGGTCGTCCCGGTGACGACGGGGAGGGCCCGCCGTTCTCCCGACGCCCCCGGCGCCGGGGGCCCGAGGAGGGCGAGGTCCAGGTGTTCGGCGCCGACGAGCAGGACCAGAGCCCGGTCGAGGTCGACCGCTGGGTGCTCCTGGCCCACGAGGTGCTGATCGCCGAGGGGGTCGAGGGCGACGCCGAGCTGTCGCTGCTGTTCGTCGACGAGCTGGCGATGTCGGAGCTCAACGAGCGGTTCATGGAGAAGACAGGGCCGACCGACGTCCTGGCCTTCCCGATCGACGAGACCGGTCCGATCGGTCGCTGGCCCGATGCCGGCAGCACCGGCCCTGACCGCACCGATCCTGACGGCGATGATGCCCCCCTGCTGCTGGGCGACGTCGTCCTGTGCCCCGCGGTCGCGGCCCGCCAGGCGCCGGAGCACTCCACCACGGCCGACGACGAGATGGCCCTGCTGGTGGTGCACGGCGTGCTGCACGTGCTCGGCTACGACCACGCGGAGGACGACGAGGCGGCGCGCATGAAGGCTCGCGAGCGCGAGCTTCTCGACCAGTTCCACCGCAACCAGTGA
- a CDS encoding hemolysin family protein has protein sequence MRRPALPHPTLLVVLGGSVAGAAAIVGLAGVAYGRPGEFVAALLCVAGGFVAASVANVRLGGTAARPPGSGTGTGEARIDVEERALVDSIIDFGDTVAREVMVPRPDMVTVEADFRAADVVEVMLLNGYSRLPACGSTIDDVVGLVYAKDLMRAERDGLQDRPVSEMLRPATFVPETKRLPELLREMQQNQFHMAIVVDEYGGTAGLVTLEDIIEELVGEIVDEYDVEDPMIEPLPGGGALVRGRTPLAEVNDLLDAHLPEGDWDTVGGLVYSRLSHVPVEGETVEVAGWQLTAQRIQGRRIGRVRMSRLDRSGGDEGVVGGAEALPIGLLVFVVGALIVANAWSVIDAKLAVNAAAREAARAYVEAPVTDAGGGSLAADEATAAGLAAIAAHGRDAARADIGLVGLEHPSSDGYVRCARVTFSASYQVPALSVPWIGGFGDGFDVSAQHSELVDPFRDGVPGEASC, from the coding sequence GTGCGGAGGCCGGCACTACCCCACCCGACCCTGCTCGTAGTTCTCGGCGGCTCCGTCGCGGGGGCGGCGGCGATCGTCGGCCTGGCGGGCGTGGCCTACGGGAGACCCGGGGAGTTCGTCGCGGCCCTGCTCTGCGTGGCCGGCGGATTCGTCGCCGCGAGCGTGGCGAACGTCCGCCTCGGCGGCACGGCGGCACGGCCCCCGGGTTCTGGCACCGGCACCGGCGAGGCACGCATCGATGTCGAGGAGCGGGCGCTGGTCGACTCCATCATCGACTTCGGCGACACCGTCGCGCGCGAGGTGATGGTGCCCCGCCCCGACATGGTCACGGTCGAGGCCGACTTCCGCGCCGCCGACGTGGTCGAGGTCATGCTGCTCAACGGCTACAGCCGCCTGCCAGCCTGCGGCAGCACCATCGACGACGTCGTCGGCCTCGTCTACGCCAAGGACCTCATGCGGGCGGAGCGCGACGGCCTCCAGGACCGCCCGGTGTCCGAGATGCTGCGCCCGGCGACGTTCGTCCCCGAGACCAAGCGGCTGCCGGAGCTGCTGCGGGAGATGCAGCAGAACCAGTTCCACATGGCGATCGTCGTCGACGAGTACGGCGGCACCGCCGGCCTGGTGACCCTCGAGGACATCATCGAGGAGCTGGTGGGCGAGATCGTGGACGAGTACGACGTCGAGGACCCGATGATCGAGCCGCTGCCCGGCGGCGGCGCCCTGGTGCGGGGTCGCACGCCGCTGGCCGAGGTCAACGACCTGCTCGACGCGCATCTACCGGAGGGCGACTGGGACACGGTCGGCGGGCTGGTCTACAGCCGGTTGAGCCACGTGCCCGTCGAGGGCGAGACGGTCGAGGTGGCGGGCTGGCAGCTCACCGCCCAGCGCATCCAGGGGCGCCGCATCGGGCGCGTGCGCATGTCCCGGCTCGACCGCAGCGGTGGCGACGAGGGCGTCGTCGGCGGCGCGGAGGCCCTGCCGATCGGCCTGCTGGTCTTCGTGGTCGGTGCGCTGATCGTGGCCAACGCGTGGAGCGTGATCGACGCCAAGCTGGCGGTGAACGCGGCGGCGCGGGAGGCGGCCCGGGCCTACGTCGAGGCCCCGGTCACCGACGCCGGAGGTGGTTCGCTGGCCGCGGACGAGGCGACGGCTGCGGGGCTCGCGGCGATCGCCGCGCACGGGCGCGACGCCGCTCGCGCCGACATCGGGCTGGTCGGGCTGGAGCACCCTTCGTCCGACGGCTACGTGCGCTGTGCCCGGGTGACGTTCAGTGCCTCCTACCAGGTGCCGGCGCTGTCCGTCCCCTGGATCGGCGGCTTCGGCGACGGGTTCGACGTGTCGGCGCAGCACAGCGAGCTGGTCGATCCGTTCCGCGACGGCGTCCCGGGTGAGGCGTCGTGCTGA